In Pseudodesulfovibrio sp. S3, one DNA window encodes the following:
- the rfbA gene encoding glucose-1-phosphate thymidylyltransferase RfbA translates to MKGIILAGGSGTRLHPLTRVVSKQLLPVYDKPMIYYPLSTLMLADIRDILIISTPHDLPNFQKLLGDGSQLGLNLSYREQPNPEGLAQAFLIGEDFIGNDNVCLVLGDNIYYGHGLGSILKTAGRLQKGGIVFAYLVKDPERYGVVEFDKNFKALSIEEKPVKPKSKYAVTGLYFYDNDVIEMARSLKPSARGELEITDINKLYLEKGTLEVQTLGRGYAWLDMGTHESLHGAASFVRAVQARQGYVISSPEEIAYRMGFIDHSQLTMLAAAMSNNDYGKYLLEVAEEEPGMSA, encoded by the coding sequence ATGAAAGGCATCATCCTCGCTGGCGGTTCCGGCACCCGCCTCCACCCCCTGACCCGCGTTGTCAGCAAGCAACTGCTGCCCGTTTATGACAAGCCGATGATCTACTACCCGCTGTCCACGCTCATGCTGGCCGACATCAGGGACATCCTGATCATTTCCACGCCGCACGACCTGCCCAATTTTCAAAAGCTGCTCGGCGACGGCTCCCAACTCGGTCTCAATCTCTCCTACCGAGAACAACCGAACCCCGAAGGATTGGCGCAGGCTTTCCTCATCGGCGAAGACTTCATCGGCAATGACAATGTCTGCCTGGTTCTGGGCGACAACATCTATTACGGTCACGGACTCGGCTCCATCCTCAAAACGGCTGGCAGGCTGCAAAAGGGCGGCATCGTCTTCGCCTACCTGGTCAAGGACCCGGAGCGCTACGGCGTGGTTGAGTTCGACAAGAATTTCAAGGCGCTGTCCATCGAAGAAAAACCGGTGAAACCCAAATCAAAATATGCTGTCACCGGCCTCTATTTCTACGACAACGATGTCATTGAAATGGCCAGATCCCTCAAGCCGTCTGCCCGAGGAGAACTGGAGATAACCGATATCAACAAGCTGTATCTCGAAAAAGGCACCCTGGAGGTCCAGACACTGGGCCGGGGCTATGCCTGGCTCGACATGGGTACCCATGAGTCCCTGCACGGCGCAGCCAGTTTTGTACGGGCGGTACAGGCCCGGCAGGGATACGTCATCTCCAGTCCCGAAGAGATCGCCTACCGCATGGGGTTCATCGACCACTCGCAACTGACCATGCTCGCCGCTGCCATGAGCAACAACGACTACGGCAAGTACCTTCTGGAAGTGGCCGAGGAAGAACCGGGGATGTCCGCATAA
- a CDS encoding DUF1614 domain-containing protein encodes MYPYFQYSGGFLPVLLFLFMLVFLFILFIFLPISIVAEAFSKLGLTPVQGVLMFAAILVGRLVNIPVFTSERLVVVSKPRTVSYGMDEAGRPVQIEQESANELKKQVFAVNVGGFILPFLLSLTFILRQHMIFQADGVYPWIVFVMVMVAGGCYVLAKPDPYTGVRIPLALPALITFVCVYFFVPEQFRPVAAYVAGTMGAVLGGNIIPLLVPRFRNRVGTQQVSIGGPGVFGGVFVAGILSVLLA; translated from the coding sequence ATGTATCCCTATTTTCAATATTCAGGCGGATTCCTTCCGGTGCTGCTGTTTCTGTTCATGCTCGTTTTTCTCTTTATCCTATTCATATTCTTGCCGATATCCATTGTTGCAGAGGCGTTCTCCAAGCTCGGGCTGACTCCGGTTCAGGGCGTTTTAATGTTTGCGGCCATCTTGGTGGGGCGGTTGGTGAACATTCCGGTGTTTACCAGTGAGCGGTTGGTCGTGGTATCAAAGCCGCGCACGGTGAGCTATGGCATGGACGAGGCGGGACGGCCCGTTCAGATAGAGCAAGAGAGCGCCAACGAACTGAAGAAACAGGTTTTCGCCGTCAACGTGGGTGGATTCATCTTGCCTTTTCTGCTCAGCCTGACGTTTATCCTCCGGCAGCATATGATCTTTCAGGCTGACGGAGTCTACCCCTGGATAGTCTTTGTCATGGTCATGGTGGCCGGGGGATGTTATGTCCTGGCCAAGCCCGACCCCTACACCGGGGTGCGCATTCCTCTGGCCTTGCCTGCCCTGATCACGTTTGTTTGTGTCTATTTTTTTGTTCCCGAGCAGTTTAGGCCTGTGGCTGCCTATGTAGCCGGTACCATGGGGGCTGTGCTCGGCGGCAACATCATTCCGCTTTTGGTGCCGCGCTTCAGGAATCGCGTGGGAACCCAGCAGGTTTCCATCGGCGGACCGGGAGTCTTTGGCGGCGTGTTCGTGGCGGGAATACTGTCGGTCCTTTTGGCCTGA
- a CDS encoding MogA/MoaB family molybdenum cofactor biosynthesis protein: MSDITVRYQLTAAVNKGDRLSLCASSDDLPVGSILTADVRPGLRVGERLSCESGAFLVQSAGWWPGGAGAASRPVYLVEALQDMKPGSGVFTISRTGATLAWITLSDKGSQGKRVDESGPLVGELVGKTLDLAFVQGFVIPDETDRLKGLLVDLALNQGFDLILTTGGTGVAPRDITPEATLAVIEKRLPGFERAMTAASLSKTPHGAISRAVAGTLAHTLIVNMPGSPKAVAECLEPLLPTLRHTLEKLQGDPSDCAALRNE, translated from the coding sequence ATGTCCGATATCACGGTACGTTATCAACTGACGGCTGCCGTCAACAAGGGAGATCGTCTCTCCCTGTGCGCCTCATCTGACGATCTTCCGGTTGGGAGCATACTGACGGCCGATGTCAGGCCGGGGTTGCGCGTTGGAGAGCGGCTTTCGTGTGAAAGCGGGGCCTTTCTGGTCCAGTCGGCCGGATGGTGGCCCGGCGGCGCAGGAGCCGCTTCACGCCCGGTCTACCTGGTCGAGGCCCTTCAGGACATGAAGCCGGGCTCCGGGGTTTTCACGATTTCGCGTACCGGGGCTACTTTGGCATGGATCACATTGAGCGACAAGGGGTCGCAGGGAAAGCGCGTGGACGAGTCCGGCCCGTTGGTGGGTGAGCTTGTCGGCAAGACGCTGGATTTGGCCTTTGTCCAGGGGTTTGTCATCCCTGACGAGACGGACCGTCTCAAGGGACTTTTGGTCGATCTCGCTCTGAACCAGGGATTCGACCTCATTCTGACCACGGGCGGCACAGGCGTCGCACCACGCGATATCACCCCCGAGGCCACCCTGGCGGTCATTGAAAAAAGGCTGCCCGGTTTCGAACGGGCCATGACTGCGGCCAGCCTTTCCAAGACTCCGCATGGAGCCATATCCCGAGCCGTGGCGGGAACTCTGGCCCATACGTTGATCGTCAACATGCCCGGCAGCCCCAAGGCCGTGGCCGAGTGTCTGGAACCGTTGTTGCCGACATTGCGCCATACGTTGGAAAAATTGCAGGGCGATCCGTCGGACTGCGCTGCTCTGCGAAATGAGTGA
- a CDS encoding TolC family protein: MIVVSLLATAGLAYAQDADPAMNAGDDATPSISGPFDLERSVQRALEFNPSMTAIRAQLKGAGYGTRSALGSFGPALGGSYGYTYYDREYTYSGKENDWVGSVNLTQPVFKGFNLLATWQKASLNEESTEASLTNVELSLVESVQSNFLSLLKARMDVKSAEDSVARLESQLKVTSAFYEVGLRPKSEVLDAEVDLATSKQDLLKAQNNVSTQEAQLNTLLNIPIETPVEYIGELKYVPFSLGLKDCLTRAYAHRPDLLIGQKSVEISQKDVTIAQSSFYPSVDATWDYVNRGDDPGLGGGGSYSHRQSEYWTAGVSASMTLFEWGHDYYDTKQYEETVKQLEAELENTRLNAGFEVKRSLLNIQEAADRITVADKSVAAAEEAYRMAVARYQAQVGTNTDVLNAQERLTASEAQLSQAMADYGTAVSALYVAMGEKNLGLKEAK; encoded by the coding sequence TTGATTGTAGTAAGCCTTTTGGCCACTGCCGGACTTGCCTATGCTCAGGATGCTGATCCTGCCATGAATGCCGGAGATGATGCGACGCCCTCCATTTCCGGTCCCTTTGATCTTGAACGGAGCGTGCAGCGGGCGTTGGAGTTTAATCCGAGCATGACTGCCATCCGTGCCCAATTGAAAGGGGCGGGGTATGGTACCCGTTCGGCCTTGGGCAGCTTTGGTCCGGCTCTTGGCGGCAGCTATGGTTATACGTATTATGACCGTGAATACACATACAGCGGCAAAGAGAATGATTGGGTCGGATCGGTCAATCTCACCCAGCCGGTGTTCAAGGGATTCAATCTTCTGGCCACTTGGCAGAAGGCCTCGTTGAACGAGGAGTCCACCGAGGCTTCTCTGACGAATGTGGAACTTTCCCTGGTCGAAAGTGTCCAATCCAATTTTCTGTCCCTGCTCAAGGCTCGGATGGACGTGAAGAGCGCCGAGGATTCCGTGGCGCGTCTCGAATCCCAGCTCAAGGTAACCAGTGCGTTTTATGAAGTCGGCCTGCGGCCCAAGTCCGAGGTTCTGGATGCCGAGGTTGATCTGGCCACTTCCAAGCAGGATCTCCTCAAGGCTCAAAACAACGTTTCCACTCAGGAGGCGCAGCTCAATACCCTGTTGAATATCCCCATCGAAACTCCTGTGGAGTACATCGGTGAGTTGAAGTATGTTCCGTTCTCCCTGGGACTCAAAGATTGTCTGACCCGTGCATACGCCCACCGTCCCGACCTGCTCATCGGTCAGAAGAGCGTGGAAATTTCCCAGAAAGATGTCACCATTGCTCAAAGCAGTTTCTATCCTTCGGTCGACGCTACATGGGACTATGTCAATAGAGGTGATGATCCCGGCCTGGGCGGTGGCGGTTCATACTCTCATAGACAAAGCGAATACTGGACTGCCGGCGTCAGTGCTTCCATGACCCTTTTTGAATGGGGTCACGATTACTACGATACCAAGCAGTATGAAGAGACGGTGAAGCAGTTGGAAGCGGAGTTGGAAAATACCCGGCTCAATGCGGGTTTTGAAGTGAAGCGTTCGCTCTTGAATATCCAGGAAGCCGCTGACCGTATCACCGTGGCAGACAAGTCCGTGGCTGCAGCCGAAGAGGCATACCGCATGGCTGTTGCGCGGTATCAGGCCCAGGTCGGCACGAACACCGACGTTCTCAACGCACAGGAGCGGTTGACCGCCAGCGAGGCGCAGCTGTCTCAGGCCATGGCCGACTACGGCACTGCTGTTTCAGCATTGTATGTTGCCATGGGTGAGAAGAATCTCGGGTTGAAAGAAGCCAAGTAG
- a CDS encoding dual CXXC motif small (seleno)protein has translation MECAQCGLDLTAHRGCREVVLRCPSCGAAYDLREYSAEMDDDFEEEMGFVPMDRI, from the coding sequence ATGGAATGTGCCCAGTGCGGGCTGGATTTGACTGCACACCGGGGATGTCGGGAAGTGGTTCTCCGATGTCCGTCCTGCGGGGCAGCTTATGATCTCAGGGAGTACTCGGCCGAAATGGACGATGACTTCGAGGAGGAAATGGGTTTTGTTCCCATGGACCGAATTTGA
- a CDS encoding lytic murein transglycosylase — translation MIRAAIVTSLAAVFVCTALLGSPGCADTLWQPLVDQLVKDGFDRRRVAYLFSSPDLEFAPTIMARKMNVLLNTKLSTREPGPSAEPEVMDQYLNPLLIAGAYAFYREHRADMTLIHEQYGVPGEVLTALMLLETRLGMSVGSNNGFTILASMALSRDFALIKPYIERSDISDEDMQWLIKRTEQKGNWAYEELKALMRYAQANGQDPLTIPSSVYGAIGLCQFMPTSVEHYGRDGSGDGRIDLFETRDALYSMANFVASHGWKDSLSHEEKLRVIYRYNHSESYAMTILAVAEKIRKTKELFGG, via the coding sequence ATGATACGCGCGGCCATCGTTACTTCGTTGGCCGCCGTTTTTGTATGCACCGCATTGCTTGGTTCTCCTGGTTGTGCCGATACCTTGTGGCAGCCTCTGGTTGACCAGCTTGTGAAAGACGGGTTTGATCGTCGGAGGGTAGCCTACCTATTTTCCAGTCCCGATCTGGAGTTCGCTCCGACCATCATGGCCCGAAAGATGAATGTGTTGCTCAACACGAAACTGTCCACTCGTGAGCCCGGTCCGTCAGCGGAACCTGAAGTCATGGATCAATATCTCAATCCGCTTCTCATTGCCGGAGCCTATGCGTTTTATCGTGAGCATCGTGCGGATATGACCTTGATCCACGAGCAGTATGGTGTGCCGGGCGAGGTGTTGACTGCGTTGATGCTGCTTGAGACCCGTCTCGGAATGAGCGTCGGCAGTAATAACGGATTCACCATTTTGGCTTCCATGGCCTTGTCTCGTGATTTTGCACTTATCAAACCATACATCGAACGTTCCGACATCTCTGATGAGGATATGCAATGGTTGATCAAGCGTACGGAGCAGAAGGGAAATTGGGCTTATGAAGAACTCAAGGCCCTGATGCGATATGCCCAGGCCAATGGTCAGGATCCGCTCACCATACCCAGTTCGGTTTACGGAGCTATCGGGCTGTGCCAGTTCATGCCGACCAGCGTCGAACATTATGGCAGGGATGGTTCAGGGGACGGGCGTATAGACCTGTTTGAAACACGAGATGCCTTGTACAGCATGGCCAACTTCGTTGCTAGTCATGGTTGGAAGGATTCGTTGAGCCATGAGGAAAAGCTCAGGGTTATCTACCGCTATAACCATTCGGAAAGTTACGCCATGACCATCCTGGCCGTAGCGGAGAAGATTAGAAAAACCAAAGAATTGTTCGGAGGGTGA
- a CDS encoding glycosyltransferase family 4 protein, translated as MRIFQVINVRWYNATAWYAITLSRLLANAGHDVTVLTLAGTQAEKAAKDAGLSTVAVDLNTTNPVRFLSATKHIIQLLRKHRPQIVNSHRGEGFFLWGLLKLAGFGFRLVRTRGDQRPPRSDAINRWLHAGVADAVVVTNRRMADYFLEKMRTPGHGLWLIHGGVDTSRFCFDQAGRDRVRNEFGFKPDDLVVGLLGRFDRVKGHKETIEAIARLHKDGMSNIHLFLIGFDTAMTSEQIQAHIKEAGIEDITRISGRRDDVGACISALDIGVVASLWSETIARSALEIMAAERPLVSTDVGVMPDLVSPALLTKPKDIQGLARTIGMVARQPDLLKEVLVNQKRTMSQLTLDEFLKRTLNLYQSLLDED; from the coding sequence ATGAGAATATTTCAAGTCATCAATGTCCGCTGGTACAACGCCACCGCATGGTACGCCATCACCCTGAGCCGCCTCCTGGCCAATGCGGGCCATGACGTCACAGTCCTGACCCTGGCGGGGACCCAAGCGGAAAAGGCAGCCAAGGATGCCGGGTTATCGACCGTTGCCGTCGATCTGAACACGACCAACCCCGTGCGCTTTCTTAGCGCGACCAAGCATATCATACAACTCCTGCGGAAGCACCGCCCTCAGATCGTCAACTCCCACCGGGGCGAAGGCTTCTTTCTCTGGGGTCTGCTCAAGCTTGCCGGCTTCGGATTCAGGCTGGTGCGCACCCGAGGCGACCAGCGCCCCCCCCGGAGCGATGCCATCAACCGCTGGCTCCACGCAGGCGTAGCGGACGCAGTAGTGGTTACCAACCGCCGCATGGCCGACTATTTCCTGGAAAAAATGCGCACCCCCGGTCACGGATTATGGCTCATCCACGGCGGTGTGGACACGTCAAGATTCTGCTTTGACCAGGCTGGTCGGGATCGGGTCAGAAACGAGTTCGGCTTCAAACCCGATGACTTGGTCGTCGGCCTGCTCGGTCGATTCGACCGGGTTAAGGGACACAAGGAAACCATTGAGGCCATAGCCCGTCTGCACAAAGACGGCATGAGCAACATCCACCTGTTTCTAATCGGATTTGATACGGCTATGACCAGCGAGCAAATCCAGGCACACATCAAAGAAGCCGGCATTGAAGACATCACCCGGATCAGCGGCAGGCGCGACGATGTCGGAGCCTGTATCAGTGCCCTTGATATCGGCGTGGTGGCCTCACTCTGGTCAGAGACCATTGCCCGGTCCGCTCTGGAAATCATGGCAGCGGAACGCCCTCTGGTCTCCACCGACGTAGGCGTCATGCCCGATCTGGTCAGCCCTGCGCTCTTGACCAAGCCCAAAGACATCCAAGGACTGGCCCGAACCATCGGCATGGTGGCACGGCAACCCGATTTGCTGAAAGAAGTGCTCGTGAACCAGAAACGAACCATGTCGCAACTGACTCTGGATGAATTCCTCAAGCGGACACTGAACCTCTACCAAAGTCTGCTCGACGAAGACTGA
- a CDS encoding glycosyltransferase family A protein, whose protein sequence is MPTYNRAEFIGKALDSVLVQTYRNWECRIIDDGSTDNTREVLARYDDPRIYYQFQENQGVSGARNTGIAESMGTVFALLDSDDEWLPHKLETQLKYMYDNRYEICQTEEIWFRGGKRVNQPAKYAKPEGWFFEASLEMCLISPSCTMFTRKAWELMGPFDVSLPSCEDYDMWLRACLHLPVGLVREPLTLKHGGRPDQLSVAVPCADLHRIRALVKILQSRKLDDMQQAAALNALETKVAIYMQGCEKRGKSAEADRVWNLFCKVRDGKDIPLNTLC, encoded by the coding sequence ATGCCCACATACAACAGGGCAGAGTTCATCGGCAAGGCGTTGGATTCGGTGCTGGTTCAGACATACAGGAATTGGGAATGCCGGATCATCGATGATGGTTCCACCGACAATACCCGGGAGGTTCTGGCCCGGTATGACGATCCGCGCATTTATTATCAATTTCAAGAAAACCAGGGCGTTTCCGGGGCGCGCAACACGGGCATCGCCGAAAGCATGGGTACGGTCTTTGCCTTGCTTGATTCAGACGACGAGTGGCTGCCGCACAAGCTCGAAACACAACTGAAGTACATGTACGACAACAGATACGAAATCTGCCAGACTGAAGAAATATGGTTTCGAGGTGGCAAACGGGTCAATCAACCCGCCAAGTACGCCAAACCCGAAGGGTGGTTTTTTGAAGCGTCACTGGAAATGTGTCTGATCAGTCCGTCCTGCACCATGTTTACCCGCAAGGCATGGGAGTTGATGGGGCCGTTCGACGTCAGTCTGCCGTCGTGTGAAGACTATGACATGTGGTTGCGGGCCTGCCTGCACCTTCCTGTGGGGTTGGTCAGGGAACCTTTGACCCTCAAACATGGCGGCAGGCCGGATCAGTTGTCCGTAGCTGTGCCTTGTGCGGACCTGCACCGCATCCGTGCGCTGGTAAAAATCCTGCAAAGTCGAAAACTTGACGACATGCAGCAGGCAGCCGCCCTGAATGCGTTGGAGACAAAGGTTGCCATTTATATGCAAGGGTGTGAAAAGAGGGGGAAAAGTGCAGAAGCAGATCGTGTTTGGAATCTGTTTTGCAAGGTGAGGGACGGGAAAGATATTCCCCTGAATACATTGTGTTAG
- a CDS encoding tetratricopeptide repeat protein: MPAIAKLIDKLPEIKQSRLVASGFGIWVAWKGELHNSIDNTLQEYGALCVARDTDQALWYCNTAEVFRAIARLQVWARVNPMQVFCQLVPLTFLVGYDLEYTVSLSVELDRQNTGTPSGFEVVVHPKLKDEIKSVQGLTTEPLGGVEGLANVEWLRLVADQALDYESFRKWYFIIKPLGRMSDKESILGWRDFSADIIELLQKLGLKYISDVKEGALLFPLDNFRLLRSFSMEIMGLIKENKENPDKKNWPIVMVAMPQGNLHFTADLSKKVELDWNRMSADYPHVRFMDGFLLSPWFRMNETRYGTNQVSLDSWCTISLKEGEEGMGYGTMQVALPNAMVGEDGAECFYCGLKNHSPKQCPSKHIATLQPQVWNLLARANVQDFSEGFAGIDADVSADNFVTDIARLMESKDSLKSILARAVFEINFPAQLRTQKLVWRSRSKEWDEGFKQLAPQEGESIWDALALIENGDLEKAEHVLKEAQLKSPRSYQPHALWGFWHMEMGDKNQALFHWQEAERTSYTPLQQGCMAYLQARLMEVGGDYKDAINLYKHANTLSPTWVQPVYRQAVCMVKMGFSGQAMDILFDLISRDPHVFNRILVDPEMDRGRVQLMNALWEKWASAEEAVENTRAEVDQLTDDISKRFDENHNYFETASEELDRLKQLGTTSNYVAYYQLLRGAEKFQATLNLEVKREIKRINSNIEHLSDRVRDIQKEAAWFPFPKLLLEFNKEFNFCVDKINWIKTQRLQEADNFRKSLRFVEEIGEHIDSLQSRLVTLRIIRDSTLFVLMLGRNFIWLEIIGLGLLLVGLPSLIYFTRDIQGNYFLDMINDPGQRWEISKGLVIILSICSVALAAVKSALTFDKRKRELFDQLDEEMRGTAPKRY; encoded by the coding sequence GTGCCGGCAATTGCCAAACTCATAGATAAGCTTCCCGAAATAAAACAGTCGAGGCTGGTTGCCTCGGGGTTCGGCATCTGGGTGGCCTGGAAAGGCGAGTTGCACAACTCCATTGACAACACGCTTCAGGAATACGGTGCCTTGTGCGTGGCCCGAGATACGGACCAGGCGTTGTGGTATTGCAACACGGCAGAGGTGTTCCGCGCCATAGCGCGGTTGCAGGTATGGGCGCGCGTCAATCCCATGCAGGTGTTTTGCCAGCTTGTTCCACTGACTTTCCTGGTTGGGTACGACCTCGAATATACCGTTTCCCTTTCCGTTGAGTTGGACCGCCAGAATACGGGAACCCCAAGCGGTTTCGAGGTTGTTGTTCATCCGAAGCTCAAGGATGAAATCAAATCCGTACAAGGGTTGACCACTGAACCTCTGGGCGGGGTCGAGGGGCTTGCAAATGTGGAGTGGTTGCGGCTGGTGGCCGATCAGGCACTGGACTATGAATCTTTCAGGAAATGGTATTTCATAATCAAGCCGTTGGGAAGGATGTCCGACAAGGAGAGCATCCTTGGCTGGCGGGATTTTTCGGCCGACATCATCGAATTGCTTCAGAAGCTCGGACTCAAATATATATCCGACGTCAAGGAGGGAGCCCTCCTCTTTCCTTTGGATAATTTCCGTCTTCTTCGTTCATTTTCCATGGAAATCATGGGTTTGATAAAAGAGAACAAGGAGAATCCGGATAAGAAGAATTGGCCCATTGTCATGGTTGCCATGCCCCAGGGAAATCTCCATTTTACGGCGGATTTGTCGAAAAAGGTGGAGTTGGATTGGAACCGGATGAGTGCCGATTATCCTCATGTTCGCTTCATGGACGGATTTCTTCTGTCTCCGTGGTTTCGTATGAACGAAACCAGGTACGGCACGAACCAGGTTTCGTTGGATTCCTGGTGTACCATCAGTCTCAAGGAAGGCGAGGAGGGCATGGGGTATGGGACCATGCAGGTGGCCTTGCCCAACGCAATGGTGGGAGAGGACGGGGCTGAGTGTTTTTATTGTGGTCTGAAGAACCATTCGCCGAAGCAATGTCCATCCAAACACATCGCGACACTTCAGCCGCAAGTATGGAATCTTTTGGCCAGGGCCAACGTCCAGGATTTTTCCGAAGGTTTTGCCGGCATTGATGCGGATGTGAGCGCAGATAATTTCGTCACCGATATCGCCCGATTGATGGAGTCCAAGGACAGCCTCAAGAGCATCTTGGCCCGGGCTGTTTTCGAAATCAATTTCCCGGCCCAACTTCGGACCCAGAAACTCGTCTGGCGCAGTCGCAGCAAGGAGTGGGACGAAGGCTTCAAGCAGTTGGCCCCACAGGAAGGGGAGTCTATTTGGGATGCCTTGGCACTTATCGAGAATGGCGACCTGGAAAAGGCCGAGCACGTGCTCAAGGAAGCCCAGCTGAAATCTCCGAGAAGCTATCAACCCCACGCATTGTGGGGGTTCTGGCACATGGAGATGGGTGACAAAAATCAAGCCCTGTTTCATTGGCAGGAAGCCGAGCGGACCAGTTATACCCCGTTGCAGCAAGGTTGCATGGCTTATTTGCAGGCGCGGCTCATGGAAGTGGGGGGCGATTACAAGGATGCCATCAATCTCTACAAACACGCCAACACCCTTTCGCCGACATGGGTACAGCCTGTGTACCGGCAGGCCGTATGCATGGTGAAGATGGGTTTCTCCGGTCAGGCCATGGATATCCTTTTCGATCTCATCAGCCGTGATCCGCATGTTTTCAATCGGATTCTTGTTGATCCGGAGATGGACAGAGGCCGGGTGCAGCTCATGAACGCATTATGGGAGAAATGGGCTTCGGCTGAAGAGGCTGTGGAGAATACGCGGGCCGAAGTCGATCAGTTGACTGACGACATCTCCAAGCGTTTTGATGAAAATCATAATTATTTCGAGACGGCCAGCGAAGAACTGGATCGCCTCAAACAGCTCGGAACGACCTCCAACTATGTGGCATATTACCAACTTCTTCGGGGGGCGGAGAAATTTCAGGCCACTTTGAACCTGGAGGTCAAGCGGGAGATCAAGCGCATAAACAGCAATATCGAGCACCTGTCGGACCGTGTGCGCGACATACAGAAGGAGGCCGCCTGGTTTCCTTTCCCCAAATTGTTGCTTGAGTTCAACAAGGAATTCAATTTCTGTGTAGACAAGATCAACTGGATCAAGACGCAGCGCCTTCAGGAGGCGGACAATTTCCGCAAGTCACTACGGTTTGTCGAGGAGATAGGGGAGCATATAGACAGCCTTCAGAGTCGGCTGGTCACCCTGCGCATCATCCGGGATTCCACCTTGTTCGTCCTCATGCTGGGGCGGAACTTCATCTGGCTTGAAATCATTGGTCTTGGTCTGCTGCTCGTGGGGCTGCCGTCGCTGATATATTTTACCAGGGATATTCAGGGAAATTATTTTCTCGATATGATCAACGATCCCGGTCAACGTTGGGAGATTTCCAAGGGATTGGTCATCATTTTGAGCATTTGCTCCGTGGCGTTGGCTGCGGTCAAGAGTGCTCTTACATTCGACAAGCGCAAGCGTGAACTCTTCGACCAACTTGATGAAGAGATGCGCGGTACGGCTCCAAAACGATATTGA
- the gpmA gene encoding 2,3-diphosphoglycerate-dependent phosphoglycerate mutase yields MHKLVLIRHGQSEWNLENRFTGWTDVDLTEQGKREAVQGARMLKEEGFAFDVVHTSLLKRAIRTLWLVLDEMDLMWLPVSNTWRLNERHYGALQGLNKAETARKYGDDQVFTWRRSYDIPPPELEPDDERYPGLDPRYSDLTPQELPRCESLKLTIDRTMPYWFNVVVPQISSGLRVLIVAHGNSLRGLVKYLDTMSDEEITALNIPTGLPLVYELNDDLTPIRHYYLGDQEAAAKAAEAVANQAKGG; encoded by the coding sequence ATGCACAAGCTGGTATTGATACGGCACGGACAAAGCGAGTGGAACCTGGAGAACAGGTTCACCGGATGGACGGATGTGGATTTGACAGAGCAGGGGAAGCGCGAGGCTGTCCAAGGTGCGCGAATGCTCAAGGAAGAAGGTTTCGCCTTTGATGTCGTCCATACCTCTTTGTTGAAGCGGGCCATCCGCACACTTTGGCTCGTATTGGACGAGATGGATCTCATGTGGTTGCCGGTCTCCAACACCTGGCGGCTCAATGAGCGACACTACGGCGCGCTCCAAGGGTTGAACAAGGCCGAGACAGCCCGGAAATACGGAGATGACCAGGTATTCACCTGGCGGCGCAGTTATGACATTCCACCGCCGGAGCTTGAGCCGGATGACGAACGGTATCCTGGGTTGGACCCCAGATACAGCGATCTGACTCCGCAGGAACTGCCTCGTTGTGAAAGTCTCAAACTCACCATAGATCGTACCATGCCATACTGGTTCAATGTCGTTGTCCCTCAAATATCCAGCGGTTTGAGGGTGCTCATCGTGGCCCATGGAAACTCTCTTCGGGGGTTGGTCAAGTATCTCGACACGATGTCCGACGAGGAAATCACTGCTTTGAACATCCCCACGGGATTGCCGCTGGTCTATGAACTCAACGACGACCTGACGCCCATTCGGCATTACTACCTGGGGGATCAGGAGGCTGCGGCCAAGGCTGCCGAAGCGGTTGCGAATCAGGCCAAGGGCGGGTAA